Proteins encoded within one genomic window of Lagenorhynchus albirostris chromosome 9, mLagAlb1.1, whole genome shotgun sequence:
- the CDKN1C gene encoding cyclin-dependent kinase inhibitor 1C, whose product MERLVARRTFPLFARTSACRSLFGPVDHEELSRELQMRLAELSAEDQRRWDYNFQQDVPLRGPGRLQWTEVDSDSVPAFYRETVQVGRCRLLLAPRPRPDGAGDSPPSGPPADESLDGLGEAPASPSSGPSVAPAPAPAPAPQESSEPEAVPPPRSQEPLAEPPHSGISGRPAPGTAATATNTNAAAAATAAAAATTAAAGGAAIKKLSGPLISDFFAKRKRPAPEAKASNEVPAGCAAPGAAPAVGSAEQTPRKRLR is encoded by the exons ATGGAGCGCCTGGTCGCCCGCCGCACCTTTCCCCTGTTCGCGCGCACCAGCGCTTGCCGCAGCCTCTTCGGGCCCGTGGACCACGAGGAGCTCAGCCGCGAGCTGCAGATGCGCCTAGCCGAGCTGAGCGCCGAGGACCAGCGTCGCTGGGACTACAACTTCCAGCAGGACGTGCCACTGCGGGGCCCCGGGCGCCTGCAGTGGACCGAGGTGGACAGCGACTCCGTGCCCGCCTTCTACCGCGAGACGGTGCAGGTGGGGCGCTGTCGCCTGCTCCTGGCGCCTCGTCCCCGCCCGGACGGCGCGGGCGATAGCCCGCCCTCCGGGCCGCCGGCCGATGAGTCCCTCGACGGCCTCGGGGAGGCGCCGGCGTCGCCGTCCAGCGGCCCGTCCGTAGCGcctgccccggccccggccccggcgccGCAGGAGAGCTCTGAGCCGGAGGCGGTCCCGCCGCCGCGCAGCCAGGAGCCCCTGGCCGAGCCGCCGCACTCAGGGATTTCGGGGCGCCCCGCGCCGGGCACTGCCGCCACTGCCACCAACACcaacgccgccgccgccgccactgccgccgccgctgccaccACTGCCGCCGCCGGAGGCGCCGCGATCAAGAAGCTGTCCGGGCCTCTCATCTCCG ATTTCTTCGCCAAGCGCAAGAGACCCGCGCCCGAAGCCAAGGCGTCGAACGAGGTTCCCGCGGGATGCGCCGCGCCCGGCGCCGCTCCAGCCGTCGGCTCGGCTGAGCAAACCCCGCGCAAGCGGCTGCGATGA